One window of Nostoc sp. C052 genomic DNA carries:
- a CDS encoding ABC transporter ATP-binding protein, with product MSQVGIEVKDLNFSWPNGEKVIKSCSLEVPKGEFWMLLGTNGSGKSTLLRLLAGLLAPESGEIRVLHPVGFVFQNPDHQLVMPTVGADVAFGLVEEKLPPAATRARVEEALGAVNLLTLQRRPIYALSGGQKQRVAIAGAIARRCEVLLLDEPTALLDPDSQLDLVAGVRRLVKSRGITALWVTHRLDELNYCDGAFLLEKGSLVDRGEPQRLKQRLMEVDSEAS from the coding sequence ATGTCTCAAGTTGGCATTGAGGTCAAGGATTTAAATTTCAGTTGGCCTAATGGAGAGAAAGTGATCAAATCTTGCTCTTTAGAAGTACCCAAGGGTGAGTTTTGGATGCTCTTGGGTACAAATGGCAGCGGAAAATCAACGTTACTGAGACTGCTGGCGGGGTTATTAGCTCCTGAATCTGGCGAAATTCGGGTTTTGCACCCCGTTGGTTTTGTCTTCCAAAATCCAGATCATCAACTGGTGATGCCAACGGTTGGTGCTGATGTGGCTTTTGGATTGGTGGAAGAAAAGTTGCCACCTGCTGCTACTAGAGCCAGGGTTGAGGAGGCGCTGGGGGCGGTGAATTTGCTTACCTTGCAACGACGCCCTATTTATGCGCTCTCTGGGGGACAGAAACAGCGAGTCGCGATCGCCGGTGCGATCGCCCGTCGCTGTGAAGTTCTATTATTAGATGAACCCACTGCCTTGCTAGATCCAGATAGTCAGTTAGATTTAGTTGCTGGTGTCCGCCGCCTTGTCAAAAGTCGAGGTATTACAGCCCTGTGGGTGACACATCGATTAGACGAGTTAAATTACTGTGACGGCGCTTTTTTGCTAGAAAAAGGCTCTCTGGTAGATAGAGGTGAACCCCAACGCCTCAAACAACGTCTAATGGAGGTAGACAGCGAAGCCTCCTAA
- a CDS encoding ATP-binding protein codes for MSNTSPTSGFWNYVAECVRLLYWIYFKPFTFKSWLRDIHPQLKPRDNPFDKRAEFRTNPRLRHYAGQVQWLTAVVPIFAVLLVAPVYILVSGKSFNWFISCVFLAGWFMGRVIDRGGNTNRLVIFLVAVFTMFLATEFLSSMAFGVAFGVAFGAGGVAVGVARGVAFGVAVGVAFGVAVGVVRHVAVGVAVGVAGGVARGVAVGMAFGAAFGVAFGMGGGVAGGVARYVAVGVVVGVAWILGVLRVCFWLPELLWILTLFFLSRNGKQVNCLRYLPPRFDELILLPLPFMDVMIVEAYRKKPMAARETINYLITSTNQQKVAAQAISGIAVDILNRCQRLSDIVEIANQLAWIPSPPPKELGAVLPQFLEISQNVRASEEATSPYRQYELLNIPISALRQLGQSLALTKDARVAVSFGNAAQDWLTILETAQRTLEEQAQQSTEIRQVYIAGNSLDPETAKNRFKGRIDIFREIESLVLSEQPPVLLLYGGRRTGKTSALKYLPYRVQANIVPLLVDLQGAASATTLKGLAENLAQQIIEAARRLPRKVFLPNPDANKLAEDPFPALQTWFAEIERSNSDKQFLLCLDEYECLDEVVKATSSRAPLNFIRNLLQHQRQWILLFSGSQELSELDDYWSNYLINTRALRMTYLQESEARDLIQQPVENFSDIYEPTAVDEIIQLTRCQPYLVQLVCYEVVELLNRDIRRNRREADTAKATAQDVQEVIPVVLERGDQYFRELWKSLTDSDRSLLRRIIYGETPTQQDKGVIRKLTRKEILTQEGNAFQVPLVQKYIEQLLEEE; via the coding sequence ATGAGTAACACATCTCCAACATCCGGCTTTTGGAATTATGTGGCTGAATGCGTGCGCCTCCTGTATTGGATTTACTTCAAGCCTTTTACCTTTAAAAGCTGGCTGCGTGATATACATCCACAACTGAAGCCGAGAGATAACCCCTTTGATAAACGGGCTGAGTTTCGTACTAACCCCCGCCTGCGTCACTATGCTGGGCAAGTTCAGTGGCTAACTGCCGTAGTGCCAATATTTGCCGTGTTGCTAGTAGCACCAGTTTACATTCTGGTTAGTGGTAAATCATTTAACTGGTTTATAAGCTGTGTTTTTTTGGCAGGCTGGTTTATGGGAAGGGTTATAGACCGTGGCGGTAATACAAATAGGCTAGTTATTTTCCTTGTTGCTGTCTTTACCATGTTTTTGGCAACTGAATTTTTATCAAGCATGGCGTTCGGCGTAGCGTTCGGCGTGGCGTTCGGCGCGGGAGGCGTGGCGGTAGGCGTGGCGAGAGGCGTGGCGTTCGGCGTGGCGGTAGGCGTGGCGTTCGGCGTGGCGGTAGGCGTGGTGAGACACGTGGCGGTAGGCGTGGCGGTAGGCGTGGCGGGAGGCGTGGCGAGAGGCGTGGCGGTAGGCATGGCATTCGGCGCGGCGTTCGGCGTGGCGTTCGGCATGGGGGGAGGCGTGGCGGGAGGCGTGGCGAGATACGTGGCGGTAGGCGTGGTGGTAGGTGTGGCGTGGATTTTGGGTGTGTTGCGGGTTTGCTTCTGGTTGCCAGAATTACTATGGATACTCACCTTGTTCTTCTTGTCTCGCAATGGAAAGCAGGTAAATTGTTTGCGATATCTGCCCCCTCGCTTTGATGAATTGATTCTTTTGCCTCTGCCTTTTATGGATGTGATGATTGTAGAGGCTTATCGAAAGAAGCCGATGGCTGCCCGTGAGACTATTAATTATCTAATTACATCCACCAATCAGCAAAAAGTTGCAGCACAGGCAATTTCTGGTATTGCTGTAGATATTCTCAATCGTTGTCAAAGGTTGAGCGATATTGTGGAGATTGCCAACCAACTAGCGTGGATTCCTTCACCACCACCAAAGGAACTTGGCGCTGTACTGCCCCAATTTTTGGAAATCAGTCAGAATGTACGGGCATCAGAGGAAGCAACTTCACCTTATCGTCAATATGAGTTATTGAACATTCCCATCAGTGCATTACGCCAACTGGGGCAAAGTTTAGCTTTGACAAAAGATGCTCGCGTTGCTGTCTCTTTTGGCAATGCTGCACAAGACTGGCTGACTATACTAGAGACGGCGCAGCGCACTTTAGAAGAACAGGCACAACAATCAACAGAAATTCGACAAGTTTATATTGCTGGTAACTCACTAGATCCAGAAACAGCAAAGAATCGTTTCAAAGGGCGAATTGACATATTTCGGGAAATCGAATCTTTGGTGCTTTCTGAGCAACCGCCAGTGTTATTACTCTATGGTGGGCGGAGAACGGGGAAAACTTCAGCGCTGAAATATCTACCTTACAGAGTACAAGCAAATATTGTACCTTTGCTGGTAGATTTACAGGGTGCAGCATCAGCTACAACGTTAAAAGGATTGGCTGAGAATTTAGCTCAACAAATTATCGAAGCTGCACGGCGATTACCCCGCAAAGTATTCTTGCCTAATCCAGATGCCAATAAACTAGCTGAAGATCCATTTCCCGCCCTGCAAACTTGGTTCGCAGAAATAGAACGCAGCAACTCTGATAAGCAATTTCTCCTTTGTTTGGATGAATATGAATGCCTGGATGAGGTAGTGAAAGCAACAAGCAGCCGTGCGCCGCTCAATTTTATTCGTAACCTGCTGCAACACCAACGCCAGTGGATTTTACTTTTTAGTGGTTCACAGGAGTTATCTGAACTTGATGATTACTGGAGTAACTATCTAATTAACACCCGTGCTTTGCGAATGACTTACTTGCAAGAGTCAGAAGCCCGCGATTTGATTCAACAGCCAGTAGAGAACTTCAGCGATATCTATGAACCAACTGCTGTAGATGAAATTATCCAACTTACTCGCTGTCAACCTTATCTCGTTCAGTTGGTGTGTTATGAGGTGGTGGAGTTGCTAAACCGCGATATCAGAAGAAACAGGCGAGAAGCAGATACAGCAAAAGCTACGGCACAGGATGTTCAAGAAGTTATACCTGTTGTGCTTGAGCGAGGCGATCAGTATTTTCGGGAATTATGGAAGAGTTTAACAGATAGCGATCGCTCTCTCCTACGTCGGATAATCTACGGGGAAACTCCTACGCAGCAAGACAAAGGTGTTATCCGCAAACTAACGCGAAAAGAAATCTTGACTCAAGAAGGCAATGCTTTTCAAGTGCCTTTGGTACAAAAGTATATAGAACAGTTGCTAGAAGAAGAATAA
- a CDS encoding BlaI/MecI/CopY family transcriptional regulator: protein MAPLPDYRPKQLSLGPLEAEILNIIWELGSATVKDVHDRILADPNRELAYTSVTTVLRRLTDKGWLACDKKERAFYWRPMLSKQQSDVIKAHEQLQRFLAVGNPDVIAAFADSLDEAASEQIAAIAKRIQSARQAREEQ from the coding sequence ATGGCACCTTTACCCGACTACCGCCCTAAACAACTATCTTTAGGCCCGTTAGAAGCGGAAATTTTAAATATCATCTGGGAACTTGGTTCAGCCACAGTCAAGGATGTACACGATCGCATCCTCGCCGATCCCAACCGCGAATTAGCGTATACTTCTGTCACCACTGTTTTACGTCGCCTCACTGATAAAGGTTGGCTGGCCTGCGACAAGAAAGAGCGCGCATTCTATTGGCGGCCAATGCTGAGTAAGCAGCAATCAGATGTGATCAAAGCTCACGAGCAGTTACAGCGATTTTTAGCGGTGGGGAATCCCGATGTTATTGCAGCCTTTGCTGATAGTCTGGATGAAGCAGCTAGCGAGCAAATAGCAGCGATCGCTAAACGTATTCAATCTGCACGCCAAGCTAGGGAGGAACAATGA
- a CDS encoding aminotransferase class V-fold PLP-dependent enzyme: MDFRLSIRGLWSLDSAVTFLNHGSFGACPKQVLEFQQRLRSQIEHEPLRFFGREWEPLLDDARSKLAAFVGADVQDLVFVPNATTGVNSVLRSLTFSPEDEILTTNHEYNACRNALDFIASRTGARVVVAKVPFPIDSPQQVIAAVIERVSPKTRLALLDHVTSQTGLIFPIQELAKELQQRGVDTLIDGAHAPGMVCLDLREIGATYYTGNCHKWLCAPKGAAFLYVRRDKQSEIRPLTISHGTNSPRTDKSRFQLEFDWTGTDDPTAYMSVPEAIAFMGSLLPGGWTELRQQNHQLVLQGRRLLCEALEVQPLCPEEMIGSMAVVPMPATLENCDFMSIHDELFDKFSIQVQVMPWQEKPRLLVRISAQIYNTLEQYEYLAKVLKGLCC, translated from the coding sequence TTGGATTTTAGATTATCCATCAGAGGTTTATGGTCACTTGACTCGGCTGTGACGTTTCTGAATCATGGGTCTTTTGGTGCTTGTCCTAAACAAGTGCTTGAGTTTCAACAACGTTTGCGATCGCAGATCGAACATGAACCTTTGCGCTTTTTTGGTAGGGAATGGGAACCTCTGCTAGATGATGCCAGAAGTAAGTTGGCGGCGTTTGTAGGTGCTGATGTGCAGGATTTGGTATTTGTCCCCAATGCCACGACTGGCGTTAATTCGGTGTTAAGGTCGCTGACATTTTCACCAGAGGACGAAATACTTACAACTAACCACGAATATAATGCTTGCCGCAATGCACTTGATTTTATTGCCAGTCGTACTGGTGCGCGGGTGGTGGTGGCAAAAGTTCCTTTCCCCATTGACTCGCCACAGCAAGTAATCGCAGCAGTAATTGAGCGAGTTTCACCAAAAACACGATTAGCACTTTTGGATCATGTTACCAGCCAGACAGGGCTAATTTTCCCGATTCAAGAGTTGGCGAAGGAGTTGCAACAACGGGGTGTAGATACATTGATAGATGGGGCACATGCGCCTGGGATGGTTTGTCTCGATTTGCGGGAGATTGGGGCAACTTATTACACGGGGAATTGTCATAAATGGCTGTGTGCGCCCAAAGGGGCAGCATTTTTGTATGTGCGGCGAGATAAACAGTCAGAAATTCGTCCTCTGACAATTAGCCACGGCACAAATTCGCCACGCACTGATAAAAGCCGCTTTCAGTTGGAATTTGACTGGACAGGTACAGACGATCCTACAGCTTATATGTCTGTACCGGAAGCGATCGCTTTTATGGGTTCGTTGCTACCTGGTGGATGGACAGAATTGAGACAGCAAAATCATCAGTTAGTGTTGCAGGGAAGACGGCTACTTTGTGAAGCGCTGGAGGTGCAGCCGCTTTGTCCAGAGGAGATGATTGGTTCAATGGCGGTTGTGCCAATGCCTGCGACTTTGGAAAACTGCGATTTCATGTCTATACATGATGAGTTGTTTGATAAGTTTAGTATTCAAGTGCAGGTGATGCCGTGGCAGGAAAAACCTCGGCTGTTGGTAAGGATTTCGGCGCAGATTTACAATACTTTAGAGCAGTATGAGTATTTGGCAAAGGTATTAAAGGGATTGTGCTGTTAA
- a CDS encoding M56 family metallopeptidase yields the protein MHLIMILNALAIAWWLRSAWNQPQGNWNLRWQRSLFLFLFPPLLIFMTAIAVLFMGPQGQMGGMYTGSISYLLALIYLAFFAISCIKLAFQGWQSVESARNCPLVNVGDRRARLLQTGALFAGQIGFWQPELVVSQGLVQTLSPAHLESVLAHEQGHHYYRDTFWFFWLGWVRSCTAWLPNTEPLWEELLALRELRADGYAALQVDPLVLAESLLLVVSSSPVLSEICCAALGSSGADRLEQRVEALLAPPEPTPEAQLQSWHGFLLAFLPLLTVIFHS from the coding sequence ATGCATCTGATAATGATTTTGAATGCTTTGGCAATTGCCTGGTGGTTAAGATCCGCTTGGAATCAACCCCAAGGCAATTGGAATCTGCGGTGGCAGCGATCGCTATTTTTGTTTCTCTTCCCCCCCTTGCTAATTTTCATGACTGCGATCGCTGTGCTATTCATGGGGCCTCAAGGACAGATGGGCGGAATGTATACAGGCTCAATTAGCTATTTACTAGCATTAATTTATTTGGCATTTTTTGCCATTTCATGCATTAAACTTGCCTTCCAGGGTTGGCAGTCAGTAGAATCTGCCCGTAACTGTCCTTTGGTGAATGTTGGAGATAGACGAGCCAGACTGCTGCAAACGGGCGCGTTGTTTGCAGGCCAAATCGGTTTTTGGCAACCAGAACTAGTGGTTAGCCAAGGATTAGTGCAAACTCTCTCACCTGCTCATTTAGAAAGCGTCTTAGCCCATGAGCAAGGGCATCACTATTACAGGGATACGTTCTGGTTTTTTTGGCTGGGTTGGGTGCGTTCTTGCACTGCATGGTTGCCGAATACAGAGCCTTTGTGGGAAGAATTATTAGCTTTGCGCGAACTTCGTGCCGACGGTTATGCAGCATTGCAGGTAGATCCTCTAGTGTTAGCGGAATCACTTTTATTAGTGGTTAGTAGCAGCCCCGTTTTATCAGAAATTTGCTGTGCTGCATTAGGTTCCTCTGGTGCAGATCGCTTAGAACAAAGAGTAGAAGCTTTATTAGCACCACCAGAACCAACCCCAGAAGCTCAATTACAATCTTGGCATGGCTTTCTGCTGGCGTTCCTGCCTCTACTGACTGTGATATTTCATAGTTAA
- the psbD gene encoding photosystem II D2 protein (photosystem q(a) protein) gives MTIAVGRAPSRGWFDVLDDWLKRDRFVFVGWSGILLFPCAFLALGGWLTGTTFVTSWYTHGLASSYLEGANFLTVAVSTPADSMGHSLLLLWGPEAQGNLTRWFQLGGLWPFVALHGAFGLIGFMLRQFEIARLVGIRPYNALAFSAPIAVFVSVFLMYPLGQSSWFFAPSFGVAAIFRFLLFLQGFHNWTLNPFHMMGVAGVLGGALLCAIHGATVENTLFEDGDGANTFRAFNPTQSEETYSMVTANRFWSQIFGIAFSNKRWLHFFMLFVPVTGLWMSAVGIVGLALNLRAYDFVSQELRAAEDPEFETFYTKNILLNEGIRAWMAPQDQPHEQFVFPEEVLPRGNAL, from the coding sequence ATGACCATCGCAGTTGGACGTGCCCCCAGTAGAGGGTGGTTTGACGTTCTTGACGACTGGCTCAAGCGCGATCGCTTCGTATTCGTAGGTTGGTCAGGGATATTATTATTCCCCTGCGCCTTCCTAGCACTAGGCGGTTGGCTGACCGGCACCACCTTCGTCACCTCTTGGTACACCCACGGATTAGCCTCCTCCTACCTAGAAGGAGCGAACTTTCTGACAGTGGCAGTATCCACCCCCGCCGACAGCATGGGACATTCCCTATTGCTGTTGTGGGGGCCAGAAGCCCAAGGCAACCTCACCCGTTGGTTTCAATTGGGTGGCTTGTGGCCATTCGTGGCCCTGCACGGAGCCTTCGGTTTGATTGGCTTCATGTTGCGGCAATTTGAAATTGCACGTCTAGTAGGTATCCGTCCTTACAACGCCCTCGCCTTCTCCGCTCCCATCGCGGTATTCGTCAGTGTATTCCTGATGTACCCCTTGGGACAATCAAGCTGGTTCTTCGCACCCAGCTTTGGCGTGGCAGCAATTTTCCGGTTCCTGCTATTCCTGCAAGGCTTCCATAACTGGACACTTAACCCCTTCCACATGATGGGAGTTGCGGGTGTATTGGGTGGTGCGCTATTGTGCGCCATTCATGGTGCCACAGTGGAAAATACCTTGTTTGAAGACGGCGATGGTGCTAACACCTTCCGCGCCTTCAATCCCACCCAATCAGAAGAAACCTACTCAATGGTGACAGCAAACCGTTTCTGGTCACAGATTTTCGGTATTGCTTTCTCTAACAAGCGCTGGTTGCACTTCTTTATGTTGTTCGTGCCAGTCACAGGCTTGTGGATGAGTGCCGTCGGCATCGTCGGTTTAGCACTCAACCTGCGGGCTTATGATTTCGTTTCCCAAGAATTACGGGCGGCGGAAGACCCGGAGTTTGAAACCTTCTATACCAAAAACATTTTGCTGAACGAGGGTATCCGCGCTTGGATGGCTCCTCAAGATCAACCCCACGAACAATTTGTATTCCCTGAGGAAGTTCTACCTCGCGGTAACGCTCTCTAA
- the rfbD gene encoding dTDP-4-dehydrorhamnose reductase, producing the protein MSKSILLIGSNGQVGKELQQILPSHSNVISVARPTVDLAQPDTLRKIIRSKQPQIIINAAAYTAVDKAESEPELATAINATAPLILAEESQKLGAFLIHISTDYVFDGNGCSPYHEADATNPLSVYGKTKLAGEEAIRETCAHHFILRTAWVYGNFGKSNFVKTMLRLGAERQELRVVADQIGSPTWAQDIAAVIAQIIPQLTPEISGTYHYTNSGVASWYDFAVAIFEEAQQLGFPLKVERIVPITTAEYPTPARRPAYSVLACRKISALLGTYPPHWRQRLRQMLAE; encoded by the coding sequence ATGAGTAAATCAATTCTGCTGATTGGTAGCAATGGCCAAGTAGGTAAGGAACTACAACAAATCCTTCCATCTCACAGCAATGTTATCTCAGTAGCACGCCCAACAGTAGACCTTGCCCAACCCGATACTCTCCGCAAAATTATTAGATCAAAGCAGCCGCAAATCATCATTAATGCCGCGGCTTACACTGCTGTAGACAAAGCCGAAAGCGAACCCGAACTTGCTACTGCTATTAATGCTACTGCACCTCTAATTCTTGCCGAAGAAAGCCAAAAATTAGGAGCTTTTCTAATTCATATTTCGACCGATTACGTTTTTGATGGTAATGGCTGTAGCCCTTATCATGAAGCCGATGCGACTAATCCCTTGAGTGTCTATGGTAAAACTAAACTCGCTGGAGAAGAAGCTATTCGGGAAACTTGCGCCCATCACTTCATCCTCCGCACTGCTTGGGTTTATGGAAACTTTGGCAAAAGTAACTTTGTCAAAACCATGCTGCGACTAGGTGCAGAACGCCAAGAACTCCGTGTTGTCGCCGATCAAATTGGTAGCCCAACCTGGGCGCAAGATATAGCGGCAGTTATCGCGCAGATAATTCCCCAGTTAACTCCAGAAATTAGTGGCACTTATCACTACACTAATAGCGGCGTTGCTAGCTGGTATGATTTTGCCGTTGCCATTTTTGAAGAAGCCCAACAACTAGGCTTCCCTTTGAAAGTTGAACGTATTGTGCCCATTACAACTGCCGAATATCCGACACCAGCCCGTCGCCCTGCTTATTCCGTCCTTGCTTGTAGAAAAATTTCCGCACTTCTAGGGACTTATCCCCCCCATTGGCGGCAAAGACTCCGACAAATGCTTGCAGAATAG
- a CDS encoding 2-phosphosulfolactate phosphatase family protein: MKLFVYHTPELTPTDKAPECAIAVDVLRATSTIATVLASGGEAVQVFSDLDQLIEVSEKWPSEKRLRAGERGGAKVAGFELGNSPLDCTPELVQGRRLFISTTNGTRALQRVQDSPNVLAAALINRAAVVQFLLEKQPETVWIVGSGWEGSYSLEDTVCAGAIAHSILQQTNLSPEELAGNDEVISAIALYSQWQDNLLGLLHQASHGQRLLRLDCLDDLKYCSQTDILDVLPIQRETGVLKRG, encoded by the coding sequence GTGAAGTTATTCGTATACCACACTCCTGAATTGACTCCAACGGATAAAGCGCCAGAATGTGCGATCGCAGTTGATGTCTTGCGAGCCACTAGCACAATTGCGACAGTTTTGGCATCTGGAGGTGAAGCTGTACAAGTATTCAGCGATTTAGATCAGTTAATTGAAGTTAGCGAAAAATGGCCTTCTGAAAAACGACTGCGGGCTGGAGAACGCGGCGGCGCGAAAGTAGCTGGCTTTGAGTTGGGTAACTCTCCTCTAGACTGCACACCAGAATTGGTGCAAGGGCGGCGTTTGTTTATCAGTACCACAAATGGCACTCGTGCTTTACAAAGGGTACAAGACTCCCCAAATGTATTAGCAGCAGCCTTGATTAACCGGGCGGCGGTGGTGCAATTTCTTTTAGAGAAGCAACCAGAGACAGTATGGATTGTCGGTTCTGGTTGGGAAGGCAGTTATTCCTTAGAGGATACAGTTTGTGCCGGTGCGATCGCTCATAGTATTTTGCAACAAACCAATTTGTCACCAGAAGAACTCGCTGGAAATGATGAAGTAATTAGTGCGATCGCTCTTTACTCTCAATGGCAAGATAACTTATTAGGATTACTTCACCAAGCTAGTCACGGTCAACGATTGTTACGCCTTGATTGTCTAGATGATTTAAAATATTGTTCCCAAACTGATATTTTAGATGTTTTGCCAATACAACGAGAAACGGGAGTATTAAAAAGGGGATAG
- a CDS encoding NYN domain-containing protein — MPRSLLQAVLLVDGYNIIGAWPCLKKTRDSVGLEAARGELVEAMTGYSAFQGYTTQIVFDAQYQNNSSNKEIITELLSVYYTDFGQTADTYIEKSCASFRQQIAQSLISRVIVATSDRAQQLMIQGYGAEWLSAQQLCGEVEATVCRMRQKYHTRKQSKSRFLANAIDAKARQRLAELRMGL, encoded by the coding sequence ATGCCCCGTTCCTTACTCCAAGCCGTTTTGTTAGTGGACGGCTACAATATCATAGGTGCTTGGCCTTGCCTTAAAAAAACGCGTGATAGCGTTGGATTAGAGGCCGCACGGGGCGAACTTGTGGAAGCGATGACTGGTTATAGTGCGTTTCAAGGTTACACAACTCAGATAGTTTTTGATGCCCAATATCAAAACAACTCTAGTAATAAAGAAATTATTACTGAGCTTTTATCTGTTTATTACACTGATTTCGGGCAAACAGCAGATACTTATATTGAAAAGTCCTGTGCTTCTTTTCGGCAGCAAATAGCTCAATCTTTAATTTCTCGTGTGATTGTTGCTACATCAGATCGGGCACAACAGCTGATGATTCAAGGGTATGGGGCTGAATGGTTGTCAGCACAACAACTTTGTGGGGAAGTGGAAGCCACTGTTTGCCGGATGCGACAAAAGTATCACACACGGAAACAATCTAAGAGTAGGTTTTTAGCTAATGCCATTGATGCTAAGGCGCGGCAACGTCTGGCTGAATTACGAATGGGACTATAG
- a CDS encoding AAA family ATPase, translating into MTSGALPANPFVAAGMIEDPRLFVGRKDELHAIASRMKGDQPTSINIVGEKHIGKSSLLHYFVLTWQQRVLNNSSNYVVIYLPLRGVDCQTETGFYEAVAEGLLSQVQGWQQRSLQNCWKSKPLNRQAFSDAVKQWKQQGKLPVLCLDDFESLLKYPDKFDNGFYDNLRSLMDSNALMLVVASRKQLDVYANEHRFVSSFFNIGHTISLKELTTDEAIELSRLPSGSTIGAALSVDEQNHAQQWGSRHPYKLQLAGYYLWEARQQGKAIKWAKQEFDQQLANPNEPNGKWWQLWLRWLVWDLPVRLGRIAKFIGGAVDDVSNWIIGMVILLLLVLVLVGVLHWNEVWDFVRDKLGIK; encoded by the coding sequence ATGACTTCTGGAGCGCTGCCTGCCAATCCTTTTGTGGCTGCGGGGATGATTGAAGATCCCAGGCTGTTTGTTGGTCGTAAAGATGAATTACACGCGATCGCATCTCGGATGAAGGGCGATCAGCCTACAAGTATTAATATAGTTGGCGAGAAGCACATTGGTAAATCTTCGTTGCTGCATTATTTTGTTCTGACTTGGCAGCAGCGAGTATTAAACAACAGCAGTAATTATGTGGTAATTTACCTACCGTTACGCGGTGTAGATTGCCAAACTGAAACGGGTTTCTATGAGGCTGTAGCTGAAGGTTTGCTGAGTCAGGTTCAGGGATGGCAACAACGCAGTCTGCAAAATTGTTGGAAGAGTAAACCGCTTAATCGGCAAGCATTTTCAGATGCGGTTAAGCAATGGAAACAGCAAGGAAAGCTACCCGTTCTCTGTTTGGATGATTTTGAAAGCCTTTTGAAATATCCCGATAAATTCGATAATGGATTTTATGACAATTTGCGATCGCTGATGGATAGCAACGCCTTGATGCTAGTGGTGGCTTCGCGTAAACAACTGGATGTTTATGCTAATGAGCATCGATTTGTCTCTAGTTTTTTCAATATTGGTCACACTATTTCTTTGAAAGAACTAACTACAGATGAGGCTATTGAACTGTCGCGCTTACCAAGTGGCTCTACAATTGGTGCCGCTTTGAGTGTAGACGAACAGAATCATGCCCAGCAATGGGGTAGTCGTCATCCTTATAAGTTGCAATTGGCTGGTTACTATTTGTGGGAAGCACGTCAACAAGGCAAGGCTATCAAGTGGGCGAAACAGGAGTTTGATCAACAGCTTGCAAATCCTAACGAACCAAATGGAAAGTGGTGGCAATTATGGCTGCGGTGGTTAGTTTGGGATTTACCAGTACGCCTGGGTAGAATAGCCAAGTTTATTGGTGGGGCTGTTGATGATGTGAGCAACTGGATTATCGGGATGGTAATTCTGCTTTTGCTCGTTTTGGTTTTGGTGGGTGTGCTGCACTGGAATGAAGTTTGGGATTTTGTGCGCGACAAGTTGGGGATAAAATAG
- a CDS encoding 4a-hydroxytetrahydrobiopterin dehydratase, protein MAQLLTEAEIQEQAKVLADWTVEDSKLLITRTFKDFIEAIEFVNKLVEPAESAGHHPDIEISYNKVKIILTTHDAGGLTQPDFDVAQAISQIN, encoded by the coding sequence ATGGCACAACTACTCACCGAAGCGGAAATTCAAGAACAAGCTAAGGTTTTGGCAGATTGGACTGTTGAAGACTCCAAATTGCTGATTACCCGCACATTCAAAGATTTTATTGAAGCAATTGAGTTTGTCAATAAACTAGTAGAGCCAGCTGAGTCAGCCGGGCATCATCCAGATATAGAGATTTCCTACAACAAAGTGAAGATTATACTCACAACACATGATGCAGGTGGGTTGACGCAGCCAGACTTTGATGTAGCGCAGGCGATTTCCCAAATCAACTAA